The genomic window TCCTGGTAGGCCGCTTGCGGGTCGCCGCGGCGGTGCTTGATGAGGGCGAGGTAGAAGTGGGCGTCGCGCATGGTGAAAGGCGTGCCCCCCAGCCCGTAGTCTCCCTTCTCCGCCCGCCTCAGCGCGCGCTCGAAGTGGACCTGGGCCGCGAGAATCTGTCCCGCGTCGAAATCCAGTCTCCCGAGCAGGTACTCCGCGACCTTCTCCCCGTCCACGCCCTTTTCGGACCGGATCTTCTCCGCCAGCGCCCGGCCCTCTTCGAAGCGGGTTTGGAGGCGCATCATGGTCACGGCGGCGATTTCCGCGTAGATGGGCTTGTCCAGCCGAGGCGCGGCCAGTTGAAAGCAGGTCTGGGCCTCGGCATAGTTTCCCTCATCCCAGTAGGCGCGCCCCAGCCCGAGAAGGGGTTCCACGGCATCCGGCTTCAGGCTCCGAGCCTTCTCCAGATAGAACCGCCGGGCCTCAGGAAGGGACTGGATCCCCGGCGGAAGGGGGTCGCAGCAGAAATTGCCCTTGGCCAGGATTTCGATGGACTTGAGGTCCGTGATCCGCCCCGCGCATTCCAGGTTCTTTTCGTAGCGTGCCTTCTCCGAGGAAAGGAACCCGCAGCACCCGCTCAAGAAGGCCGCGAGAGCCAGGGATGTCGCGGTTCGGACCATGTCAGTCATGCCAGCCTCCGCGCGCATCTTA from Acidobacteriota bacterium includes these protein-coding regions:
- a CDS encoding tetratricopeptide repeat protein is translated as MTDMVRTATSLALAAFLSGCCGFLSSEKARYEKNLECAGRITDLKSIEILAKGNFCCDPLPPGIQSLPEARRFYLEKARSLKPDAVEPLLGLGRAYWDEGNYAEAQTCFQLAAPRLDKPIYAEIAAVTMMRLQTRFEEGRALAEKIRSEKGVDGEKVAEYLLGRLDFDAGQILAAQVHFERALRRAEKGDYGLGGTPFTMRDAHFYLALIKHRRGDPQAAYQDFLVFLKKMSDPEFQIFYAYWLPRLKDDQGALFEKIEKDWTHVRQ